A single Providencia manganoxydans DNA region contains:
- the exbB gene encoding tonB-system energizer ExbB, which translates to MRKLTASILLAMGLMGTAYADTTPETTPTSAQTAPAASGSEANNPSAATPIAQNQASAENNTSAPVISESIEIAPENQGGFDKDLSVWGMYQNADNVVKTVMIGLVIASIITWALFFSKGIELLVARRRLKSEAKALAEVKSLDEAVSIASNFKANSVTSLLLNEAVAERTLSAQSTDLAGIKERTGFRLERAIAAISRYMGRGNGYLATIGAISPFVGLFGTVWGIMNSFIGIAHSQTTNLAVVAPGIAEALLATAIGLIAAIPAVVIYNIFARMINNYRGQIGDVAAQAALLLGRDLDLANSKAR; encoded by the coding sequence ATGCGTAAACTAACAGCTTCTATTCTATTGGCGATGGGCCTGATGGGAACTGCATATGCGGATACCACACCAGAGACAACCCCAACATCAGCTCAAACAGCACCGGCTGCTTCGGGTTCTGAAGCAAATAACCCATCCGCAGCGACGCCAATTGCACAAAATCAAGCCAGTGCTGAAAACAATACATCAGCACCTGTTATCAGTGAAAGCATTGAAATTGCACCTGAAAACCAAGGCGGTTTCGACAAAGATTTATCGGTTTGGGGGATGTATCAAAACGCAGATAATGTTGTTAAAACCGTTATGATAGGGCTGGTTATTGCATCAATTATCACATGGGCATTGTTCTTCTCTAAAGGTATTGAGCTATTAGTTGCTCGTCGACGCTTGAAATCAGAAGCAAAAGCATTAGCAGAAGTTAAATCGCTTGATGAGGCGGTTAGTATCGCGAGCAATTTCAAAGCAAATAGTGTGACTAGTTTGTTGCTTAATGAAGCGGTTGCTGAAAGGACACTGTCTGCACAAAGTACTGATTTAGCGGGTATTAAAGAACGAACTGGCTTCCGCTTAGAGAGAGCGATTGCTGCAATTAGCCGCTATATGGGGCGCGGTAATGGGTATTTAGCGACTATTGGCGCAATTTCGCCATTTGTGGGGCTATTTGGTACCGTTTGGGGGATCATGAATAGCTTTATTGGTATTGCTCACTCACAAACAACTAACTTAGCTGTTGTGGCTCCTGGGATTGCCGAAGCACTATTAGCAACGGCGATCGGTCTGATTGCGGCAATTCCAGCTGTGGTTATTTATAACATTTTTGCTCGTATGATTAATAACTATCGTGGTCAGATTGGTGATGTTGCAGCACAGGCTGCGCTACTATTAGGTCGTGACCTCGATCTGGCAAATAGTAAAGCAAGGTAA
- the exbD gene encoding TonB system transport protein ExbD, with protein sequence MAMRLGDEQDDSGEMHEINVTPFIDVMLVLLIIFMVAAPLATVDIKVDLPASTAKPQPRPEKPVFLTVKSDSQLFIGDQAVTKEQLATSLDAATNANKETTIFFQADKTVDYETMMDVMNALRQSGYLKIGLVGMEATAPKQ encoded by the coding sequence ATGGCAATGCGTTTAGGCGATGAACAAGATGATAGCGGTGAAATGCATGAAATTAACGTAACACCTTTTATTGATGTTATGTTAGTCCTTCTGATCATTTTTATGGTTGCTGCTCCATTAGCAACGGTTGATATCAAAGTTGATTTACCTGCTTCGACAGCAAAACCACAGCCGCGTCCGGAAAAACCTGTATTCCTAACAGTAAAATCAGATAGCCAGCTATTTATTGGCGATCAAGCGGTAACAAAAGAGCAGCTAGCAACATCACTAGATGCTGCAACCAACGCCAATAAAGAGACCACCATATTTTTCCAAGCGGATAAGACCGTTGACTATGAAACAATGATGGATGTTATGAATGCATTACGGCAGTCAGGGTATCTCAAGATTGGTTTAGTTGGTATGGAAGCGACCGCCCCTAAGCAGTAA